From one Streptomyces sp. ICC1 genomic stretch:
- a CDS encoding MerR family transcriptional regulator — translation MRLAELSERSGVSTATIKYYLREGLLAPGHRVTATTAEYGEEHLRRLRLVRALIQVGGIPVAKAREVLAHVDDESLGRTIRMGAALWALPQGPDPDEEDEAVARARREVDRLLETLGWSTARELGDLSPVHRSLVVSVASLVRLGYPWDAELMAPYAELMYRAAVRDLDFVDTYPSESEKVEAVVAAAVLFQPVLKALHRLAQEEESARRYGL, via the coding sequence ATGCGGCTGGCGGAGTTGAGCGAACGCAGTGGCGTCTCGACCGCGACGATCAAGTACTACCTGCGCGAGGGGCTGCTGGCGCCCGGGCACCGGGTCACCGCGACGACCGCCGAGTACGGCGAGGAGCACCTGCGGCGGCTGCGGCTGGTCCGCGCGCTGATCCAGGTCGGCGGGATACCGGTGGCGAAGGCCCGGGAGGTGCTCGCGCACGTCGACGACGAGAGCCTGGGCCGGACGATCCGGATGGGCGCCGCGCTGTGGGCGCTGCCGCAGGGGCCCGACCCGGACGAGGAGGACGAGGCGGTGGCCCGCGCGCGCCGCGAGGTGGACCGGCTGCTGGAGACGCTGGGCTGGTCGACGGCCCGGGAGTTGGGCGACCTGTCGCCCGTCCACCGGTCGCTGGTGGTGTCCGTGGCCTCGCTCGTGCGCCTCGGCTATCCGTGGGACGCCGAGCTGATGGCCCCGTACGCCGAGCTCATGTACCGGGCGGCCGTGCGCGACCTGGACTTCGTGGACACCTACCCCTCGGAGTCGGAGAAGGTGGAGGCCGTGGTGGCGGCGGCCGTCCTGTTCCAGCCGGTGCTCAAGGCCCTGCACCGGCTGGCGCAGGAGGAGGAGTCGGCCCGGCGCTACGGGCTCTGA
- a CDS encoding 3' terminal RNA ribose 2'-O-methyltransferase Hen1 produces the protein MFLTISTTGSPERPATDLGFLLHKHPGKAQSFSTSHGTAHVFYPEATAERCTAGLLLEVDPVALVRRGQGKGRGGTPDAALAQYVNDRPYAASSLLAVALSGVFRSALAGQCTARPELVDEVRPLRVEIPALPARGGADLVRRLFGPLGWATVSVTPVPLDETFPEWGDSRYVRLVLEGELRLSDALRGLYVLLPVLDDAKHYWIAADEVDKLLRAGEGWLAGHPESGLITSRYLARHKRLTQDALERLELVRLAEADGSEVEELDNAVGEADEDDAAAERTVPLAVRRREAILAALRSAGAARVLDLGCGQGQLVQALLKDPAYTEIVGVDVSIRALNLAAKRLRLERMGERQSSRVRLTQGSLAYTDKRLAGYDAAVLSEVIEHLDLERLPALEYAVFGSARPRTVLVTTPNVEYNVRWETLPAGHVRHGDHRFEWTREEFRAWAGQVADRHGYSVAYVPVGDDDPEVGPPTQMAVFTLTTGTADTTDTPKEGEAA, from the coding sequence GTGTTCCTGACGATATCCACCACCGGTTCCCCCGAACGACCCGCCACCGACCTGGGCTTCCTGCTGCACAAGCATCCCGGCAAGGCGCAGTCGTTCTCCACCTCCCACGGCACCGCCCACGTCTTCTACCCCGAAGCCACGGCCGAGCGGTGCACGGCGGGCCTGCTCCTGGAGGTGGATCCCGTCGCGCTCGTGCGGCGCGGCCAGGGCAAGGGCCGGGGCGGTACGCCCGACGCGGCGCTCGCGCAGTACGTCAACGACCGTCCGTACGCCGCCTCCTCGCTGCTGGCCGTCGCGCTGAGCGGTGTGTTCCGCAGTGCGCTGGCCGGTCAGTGCACCGCCAGGCCGGAGCTGGTGGACGAGGTCCGCCCGCTGCGCGTCGAGATCCCGGCCCTGCCCGCCCGGGGTGGCGCGGACCTCGTGCGCAGGCTGTTCGGCCCGCTCGGCTGGGCCACGGTCTCGGTCACGCCGGTCCCGCTCGACGAGACGTTCCCCGAGTGGGGCGACTCCCGGTACGTGCGCCTGGTCCTGGAGGGCGAGCTGCGCCTCTCCGACGCGCTGCGCGGCCTGTACGTCCTGCTGCCCGTCCTGGACGACGCCAAGCACTACTGGATCGCCGCCGACGAGGTGGACAAGCTGCTGCGGGCCGGAGAGGGCTGGCTCGCCGGGCACCCCGAGAGCGGGCTGATCACCTCCCGCTACCTGGCCCGGCACAAGCGGCTGACGCAGGACGCCCTGGAGCGCCTGGAGCTGGTCCGCCTCGCCGAGGCCGACGGCAGCGAGGTCGAGGAGCTCGACAACGCGGTCGGAGAGGCCGATGAGGACGATGCGGCGGCGGAGCGGACGGTACCGCTCGCGGTGCGGCGTCGCGAGGCGATCCTCGCCGCGCTGCGCTCCGCCGGGGCCGCCCGCGTCCTGGACCTGGGCTGCGGCCAGGGCCAGCTGGTGCAGGCGCTGCTGAAGGATCCGGCGTACACCGAGATCGTCGGCGTGGACGTGTCCATCCGGGCGCTGAACCTCGCCGCCAAGCGGCTGCGCCTCGAGCGGATGGGGGAGCGGCAGAGCTCCCGCGTCCGCCTGACGCAGGGCTCGCTCGCGTACACCGACAAGCGGCTCGCGGGCTACGACGCGGCCGTGCTCAGCGAGGTCATCGAGCACCTGGACCTGGAGCGGCTGCCCGCCCTGGAGTACGCGGTGTTCGGCTCGGCCCGCCCCCGCACGGTCCTCGTGACCACGCCGAACGTCGAGTACAACGTCCGCTGGGAGACGCTGCCCGCCGGGCACGTCCGGCACGGCGACCACCGCTTCGAGTGGACCCGCGAGGAGTTCCGGGCCTGGGCCGGCCAGGTCGCCGACCGGCACGGCTACTCCGTCGCGTACGTCCCCGTCGGCGACGACGACCCCGAGGTGGGGCCGCCGACCCAGATGGCCGTCTTCACCCTGACCACCGGCACCGCTGACACCACCGACACCCCGAAGGAGGGCGAGGCAGCATGA
- a CDS encoding NADP-dependent oxidoreductase: MKAITYTAYGTPDILGLADVPEPKVAPGEVLVRVKAAGVNPVDWKLASGFLDSLLEVRYPVIPGWDVSGIVEAVGPDTFDYAVGDEVYGYVRKEWVELGTYAELVAAPVRTLARKPRALTFEQAAGIPLAGLTAYQSLLRAGLKAGETVLIHSAAGGTGSLGVQIAVALGLRVIGSAGEHNHDYLRSLGAEPVLYGEGLADRVRALAPEGVDAALDFFGDGVVATFQSLVKERHRVVSIADPTAAAQGAHELWVRPDTTDLTFLAKLADEGALTVNVEHALPLAEAAKAWELSAAGRTRGKIVLTV; this comes from the coding sequence ATGAAGGCAATCACCTACACCGCATACGGAACCCCCGACATCCTGGGGCTCGCTGACGTCCCGGAGCCCAAGGTCGCCCCCGGCGAGGTCCTCGTCCGCGTCAAGGCCGCCGGGGTGAACCCGGTCGACTGGAAGCTCGCCTCCGGATTCCTCGACTCGCTCCTCGAAGTCCGCTACCCGGTCATACCCGGCTGGGACGTCTCCGGCATCGTCGAGGCCGTCGGCCCGGACACCTTCGACTACGCCGTCGGCGACGAGGTCTACGGCTACGTCCGCAAGGAGTGGGTGGAACTCGGCACCTACGCCGAGCTGGTGGCCGCCCCCGTCCGGACCCTCGCCCGCAAGCCGCGCGCGCTGACCTTCGAGCAGGCCGCGGGCATCCCGCTGGCCGGGCTCACCGCCTACCAGTCGCTCCTGCGCGCCGGGCTCAAGGCCGGCGAGACCGTGCTCATCCACTCCGCCGCCGGCGGCACCGGCTCGCTGGGCGTGCAGATCGCCGTCGCGCTCGGCCTGCGCGTCATCGGCTCGGCGGGCGAGCACAACCACGACTACCTGCGCTCGCTGGGCGCCGAGCCGGTCCTGTACGGCGAGGGCCTCGCCGACCGGGTGCGCGCGCTGGCCCCCGAAGGCGTGGACGCGGCCCTCGACTTCTTCGGCGACGGCGTCGTCGCGACCTTCCAGTCCCTGGTCAAGGAGCGTCACAGGGTGGTGTCCATCGCCGATCCCACGGCGGCCGCCCAGGGCGCGCACGAGCTGTGGGTCCGCCCGGACACCACCGACCTGACCTTCCTGGCCAAGCTCGCGGACGAGGGCGCGCTCACCGTCAACGTGGAGCACGCCCTCCCGCTCGCCGAGGCGGCGAAGGCCTGGGAGCTCAGCGCCGCCGGGCGCACCCGCGGCAAGATCGTCCTGACGGTCTGA
- a CDS encoding FAD-binding protein: MLVVGGGPAATWAALGAARAGASVVLADKGYCGTSGATAAGGTGVWYVPPEPAAREAAMASREGLGGHLADRRWMSRVLDETYDRMNELATDGRYPFPTGPDGQLLLGGLQGPEYMRRMRVRIRRAGVRVLDHSPVTELLTDADGAVAGAAGYRRQAREPYRVRAGAVVLATGGCAFLSGALGTNTNTGDGALFAAEAGAELSGMEFSNSYGIAPEGTSVTKTAFYTFATFYREDGEVLEGAASLGGRSVIARSLLDGGRVFARLDRADAAAQTAMRLAQPNFFLTFDRLGIDPFTDRFAITLLAEGTVRGTGGIRITGDDCATAVPGLYAAGDAATREEICGGFTGGGSHNAAWAMSSGSWAGTGAAAHSRSLASGRAAFRPVTGAGGAGLRPTGSPGPAGGHRAAVELVQGEVLPYDKNHLRSGPVLTASLRVLDAAWAELRTSLHGEGADLVKARQAAAMTAHARWMYAAALARTESRGMARRLDHPEQDPAQHHRILTGGLDRVWTRPAEWVVA, from the coding sequence GTGCTCGTCGTCGGCGGCGGGCCCGCCGCCACCTGGGCCGCCCTCGGGGCGGCCCGGGCCGGCGCCTCGGTCGTCCTCGCGGACAAGGGCTACTGCGGCACCAGCGGGGCGACGGCCGCCGGCGGCACCGGCGTCTGGTACGTCCCGCCGGAGCCCGCCGCCCGGGAGGCCGCCATGGCGAGCCGCGAGGGGCTCGGCGGTCACCTCGCCGACCGGCGCTGGATGTCCCGGGTCCTCGACGAGACGTACGACCGGATGAACGAGCTGGCCACCGACGGGCGCTACCCCTTCCCGACCGGCCCCGACGGGCAGCTCCTGCTGGGCGGCCTGCAGGGTCCCGAGTACATGCGCCGCATGCGCGTCCGGATCCGCCGCGCGGGCGTCCGCGTCCTGGACCACAGCCCGGTCACCGAGCTGCTGACCGACGCGGACGGCGCCGTCGCGGGCGCCGCCGGCTACCGCCGCCAGGCCCGCGAGCCCTACCGGGTCCGGGCCGGCGCCGTGGTCCTGGCCACCGGCGGCTGCGCCTTCCTCAGCGGTGCGCTCGGCACCAACACCAACACGGGGGACGGAGCGCTGTTCGCCGCCGAGGCCGGGGCCGAGCTCTCCGGCATGGAGTTCTCCAACTCCTACGGGATCGCCCCCGAGGGCACCTCCGTCACCAAGACGGCCTTCTACACCTTCGCCACCTTCTACCGGGAGGACGGCGAGGTCCTGGAGGGCGCCGCCAGCCTCGGTGGCCGCTCCGTCATCGCCCGCTCCCTCCTCGACGGCGGCCGGGTCTTCGCCCGCCTCGACCGGGCCGACGCCGCCGCGCAGACCGCGATGCGGCTCGCGCAGCCCAACTTCTTCCTCACCTTCGACCGGCTCGGCATCGATCCCTTCACCGACCGCTTCGCGATCACCCTGCTCGCCGAGGGCACCGTCCGCGGCACCGGCGGGATCCGGATCACCGGCGACGACTGCGCCACCGCGGTCCCCGGCCTGTACGCCGCCGGGGACGCGGCCACCCGCGAGGAGATCTGCGGGGGCTTCACCGGAGGCGGCAGCCACAACGCCGCCTGGGCGATGTCCTCGGGCAGCTGGGCGGGGACCGGCGCGGCCGCGCACTCCCGCTCCCTCGCTTCGGGGCGGGCCGCCTTCCGGCCGGTGACCGGGGCCGGCGGAGCGGGGCTGCGCCCGACGGGGAGCCCCGGGCCGGCCGGCGGACACCGGGCGGCCGTGGAACTCGTACAGGGCGAAGTGCTCCCGTACGACAAGAACCACCTCCGCAGCGGCCCCGTCCTCACCGCGTCGCTCCGCGTGCTCGACGCCGCCTGGGCCGAGCTGCGCACCTCCCTGCACGGCGAGGGCGCGGACCTGGTCAAGGCCCGGCAGGCGGCGGCCATGACGGCCCACGCGCGCTGGATGTACGCGGCGGCGCTGGCCCGCACCGAGAGTCGCGGCATGGCCCGCCGGCTCGACCACCCGGAGCAGGACCCGGCGCAGCACCACCGGATCCTGACCGGGGGACTCGACCGGGTGTGGACGCGTCCGGCGGAGTGGGTGGTCGCATGA
- a CDS encoding ATP-binding protein — MPAAPAPSAAPVASFASVVSVGAPHLRPVVTELRLSAYGVHRAARFALGPITVFTGPSGSGKSQVLEAYAALAALASGATLEEVFPEPRARIPDRAVPDAERRRGFRIGCTVDGPAGPVRLDLAVQAEPALRIVGERLSADGQILLGTALRDPGRRSVQAAWLTGGAIGVTRAPLPDDRLGTALLPLRVAGATEGQRRVLAAAEQVVVALRSVFPCDPRPERMREPVPPGEGRLLGDCANLADVLRRTRAECGTRYGLLTEAARTGCAGGVAGLDVRAPEGGPVTGLLDRGSDRPATELARLGAGELRFLALALVLLTGPGVLAMDPAAELLSARQALAVLADGFDRDLDRRQSAELLRLAVLACGRGQVRLTATAGEACAEAARGVGGVSVVDLGA, encoded by the coding sequence ATGCCCGCCGCTCCCGCACCTTCTGCCGCGCCCGTCGCTTCCTTCGCTTCCGTCGTTTCCGTCGGGGCGCCGCACTTGCGGCCCGTCGTCACGGAGTTACGGCTCTCCGCCTACGGGGTGCACCGGGCGGCCCGGTTCGCGCTGGGGCCGATCACGGTGTTCACCGGGCCGAGCGGGAGCGGCAAGTCGCAGGTGCTGGAGGCGTACGCGGCACTGGCCGCGCTGGCTTCCGGGGCCACCCTCGAAGAGGTGTTCCCCGAGCCGCGGGCCCGGATCCCCGACCGGGCGGTGCCCGACGCCGAGCGGCGCAGGGGGTTCCGGATCGGCTGCACGGTCGACGGCCCCGCCGGGCCGGTCCGCCTCGACCTCGCCGTCCAGGCGGAGCCCGCGCTGAGGATCGTCGGCGAACGCCTCTCGGCGGACGGCCAGATCCTGCTCGGCACCGCCCTGCGCGACCCCGGACGGCGGTCCGTCCAGGCGGCCTGGCTGACCGGCGGAGCCATCGGGGTCACCAGGGCCCCGCTCCCCGACGACCGGCTCGGCACCGCGCTGCTGCCGCTGCGCGTGGCCGGCGCCACGGAGGGGCAGCGCCGGGTGCTGGCCGCCGCCGAGCAGGTGGTGGTCGCGCTGCGCTCGGTGTTCCCCTGCGATCCGCGTCCGGAGCGGATGCGGGAGCCGGTGCCGCCCGGGGAGGGTCGGCTGCTGGGCGACTGCGCCAACCTGGCCGACGTACTGCGCCGGACCCGGGCGGAGTGCGGCACGCGCTACGGGCTGCTGACCGAGGCCGCTCGGACCGGGTGTGCGGGAGGGGTGGCCGGGCTGGACGTACGGGCCCCCGAGGGCGGCCCGGTCACCGGCCTGCTCGACCGCGGCTCCGACCGGCCCGCCACCGAGCTGGCCCGGCTCGGCGCGGGCGAACTCCGCTTCCTGGCCCTCGCGCTGGTGCTGCTGACCGGTCCCGGGGTGCTGGCCATGGACCCGGCCGCCGAACTGCTGTCCGCACGGCAGGCGCTGGCCGTGCTCGCCGACGGCTTCGACCGGGACCTGGACCGGCGGCAGAGCGCCGAACTGCTGCGGCTGGCGGTACTGGCCTGCGGGCGCGGGCAGGTCCGGCTGACCGCGACGGCGGGCGAGGCGTGCGCGGAGGCCGCCCGGGGGGTCGGGGGCGTCTCGGTGGTAGACCTGGGCGCATGA
- a CDS encoding DUF6099 family protein: MDAVRLIAAGRHALAQSGAAWDIVGEAWQAQALAQGIGSWLAVTGPPELRSEARGLGEAGGRGCGVLDRAALRGEGYAPDLPPRAAQLSHVADVRQALLGLQALLGEVGIALVGVACGTDDEGLYWQCIESIDAADESSDRVRAILRRLTVRERGSASGVA; this comes from the coding sequence ATGGACGCGGTACGGCTGATCGCAGCCGGCCGGCACGCGCTGGCACAGAGTGGGGCTGCGTGGGACATCGTGGGCGAGGCCTGGCAGGCGCAGGCCCTCGCGCAGGGCATAGGGAGCTGGCTGGCGGTCACGGGGCCGCCGGAGCTGAGATCGGAGGCACGGGGGCTGGGTGAAGCGGGGGGCAGAGGCTGCGGGGTGCTCGACCGGGCGGCACTGCGCGGAGAGGGCTACGCACCCGATCTCCCGCCGCGCGCCGCGCAGTTGAGCCACGTGGCGGATGTCCGCCAGGCTCTGCTGGGTCTGCAGGCGCTCCTGGGCGAAGTGGGCATAGCGCTGGTCGGGGTCGCCTGCGGTACGGACGACGAGGGTCTGTACTGGCAGTGCATAGAGTCGATAGACGCGGCCGACGAGTCGAGCGACCGGGTCCGGGCGATCCTGCGCCGGCTCACCGTGCGCGAGCGGGGTTCCGCGTCCGGCGTGGCCTGA
- a CDS encoding ferredoxin family protein produces the protein MIELISAERCIACDKCVEVCPTDVFERGPAGIPVLARQEDCQTCFLCEANCPVDALFVSPVTRPLPEDPAVRDEAGLVGRGLLGSYRREIGWGEGRTPGALRAVGPRPAPSKEGSAGPPITS, from the coding sequence ATGATCGAGCTGATCTCGGCCGAGCGGTGCATCGCCTGTGACAAGTGCGTGGAGGTCTGCCCGACCGACGTGTTCGAGCGGGGGCCGGCGGGGATCCCGGTGCTCGCCCGGCAGGAGGACTGCCAGACCTGCTTCCTGTGCGAGGCCAACTGCCCGGTGGACGCGCTGTTCGTGTCACCGGTCACCCGGCCGCTGCCCGAGGACCCGGCCGTCCGGGACGAGGCCGGACTCGTCGGCCGCGGCCTGCTCGGCAGCTACCGCCGGGAGATCGGCTGGGGCGAGGGGCGCACCCCGGGCGCGCTGCGGGCGGTGGGCCCGCGGCCCGCCCCCTCGAAGGAGGGGAGCGCGGGGCCGCCGATCACCTCCTGA
- a CDS encoding nucleotide pyrophosphohydrolase, producing the protein MDRLQRRLADFAAARGWEPYHTPKNLAVALSVEVAELVEIFQWLTPEQSAAVMEKPENAHRVADEVADVLAYLLQFCEVLGVDVLDALAAKIERNELRFPVPAPPVADGHSSE; encoded by the coding sequence ATCGACCGGCTGCAGCGGCGGCTCGCCGACTTCGCGGCGGCGCGCGGCTGGGAGCCGTACCACACGCCCAAGAACCTGGCGGTGGCGCTGAGCGTGGAGGTGGCCGAACTGGTCGAGATCTTCCAGTGGCTGACGCCGGAACAGTCGGCCGCGGTCATGGAGAAGCCGGAGAACGCACACAGAGTGGCCGATGAGGTGGCTGATGTGCTGGCCTATCTCCTGCAGTTCTGTGAGGTCCTCGGGGTCGACGTGCTGGATGCGCTCGCCGCGAAGATCGAGCGGAACGAACTGCGGTTTCCCGTTCCGGCCCCTCCCGTGGCAGACGGTCACTCTTCGGAGTGA
- a CDS encoding DUF4188 domain-containing protein, which translates to MSAKPLPGHTTAAAEGDVVVLLIGMRINHFWAVHHWVPVLLAMPRMLRELAGDRGRGLLGHVLLTGSPRTYYVVQYWESKEKLYAYAAAPDMFHHRVWAIVNRKERAGKVRGHVGLWHESYIAPEGSYESIYADMPPYGLGAATGVLPIEARGRRAAARFAHRSNPAA; encoded by the coding sequence GTGTCCGCGAAGCCGTTACCGGGCCACACCACCGCGGCCGCCGAGGGCGACGTCGTCGTCCTGCTGATCGGCATGCGCATCAACCACTTCTGGGCCGTGCACCACTGGGTGCCGGTCCTGCTCGCCATGCCGCGCATGCTCCGCGAGCTGGCCGGGGACAGGGGCCGGGGACTGCTCGGCCACGTCCTGCTCACCGGTTCGCCGCGCACGTACTACGTGGTCCAGTACTGGGAGTCCAAGGAGAAGCTCTACGCCTACGCCGCGGCCCCGGACATGTTCCACCACCGGGTCTGGGCGATCGTCAACCGCAAGGAGCGCGCCGGCAAGGTCCGCGGCCACGTGGGCCTGTGGCACGAGTCGTACATCGCGCCCGAGGGCTCGTACGAGTCGATCTACGCCGACATGCCTCCCTACGGGCTGGGCGCGGCCACCGGGGTGCTCCCCATCGAAGCCCGCGGCCGCCGGGCGGCCGCCCGCTTCGCCCACCGTTCGAACCCGGCGGCGTAG
- a CDS encoding cell division protein SepF, protein MSRYDVTDEQWEGLAQVVPLRSRNEWPSRVDHRTIPTAPGASAAEQRRFVVIRVQVFADAREVAEYLIAQIPVLLDLTGADGEVAKRILDFSSGVVFGLGSGMHRVDRNVFLLAPVGTEVEGIAAAAVPRS, encoded by the coding sequence GTGAGCAGGTACGACGTCACCGACGAGCAGTGGGAGGGACTCGCGCAGGTGGTCCCGCTGCGCAGTCGCAACGAGTGGCCCTCGCGGGTGGACCACCGCACGATCCCCACGGCGCCGGGGGCGTCCGCGGCGGAGCAGCGGCGCTTCGTGGTGATCCGGGTCCAGGTCTTCGCGGACGCGCGGGAGGTGGCGGAGTACCTGATCGCGCAGATCCCGGTGCTGCTGGACCTCACGGGCGCGGACGGCGAAGTGGCCAAGCGGATCCTGGACTTCAGCAGCGGAGTGGTCTTCGGGCTGGGCAGCGGGATGCACCGGGTCGACCGGAACGTCTTCCTGCTGGCGCCCGTGGGCACCGAGGTGGAGGGGATCGCGGCCGCGGCCGTCCCCCGATCGTAG
- a CDS encoding DUF2470 domain-containing protein, translated as MHLPMPTDAERVRSILAAAHSMTVVTDGLRSEIRHLDGTDPLGRLHLHPAEPGARSEHRPAIRMEFTDIAPTPVRDRVRARVTLLGRLLTPYSDEGADSTCVEFGQAVLQTSDGTRSYVGLEELDAACPDPLAPYEAGMLTHLLDDHAELVNLLLRLVGPQPAHRSEPSGRADGRSGDRADQSALLRALPVAMDRYGITLRLEERRGDRDVRLPFPSPLDDVEQSGAQIQALFSAARRRSHRNTLPA; from the coding sequence ATGCACCTGCCCATGCCCACCGACGCCGAGCGGGTCCGGTCCATCCTGGCCGCCGCCCATTCCATGACCGTCGTCACCGACGGGCTGCGATCGGAGATCCGCCACCTCGACGGCACCGACCCGCTCGGCCGCCTCCACCTGCACCCCGCCGAGCCGGGCGCCCGCTCCGAGCACCGGCCCGCGATCCGCATGGAGTTCACCGACATCGCCCCCACCCCCGTACGGGACCGCGTGCGCGCCCGCGTCACCCTGCTCGGGCGCCTGCTCACCCCCTACTCCGACGAGGGTGCCGACTCCACCTGCGTGGAATTCGGCCAGGCCGTCCTCCAGACCTCGGACGGCACCCGCTCGTACGTCGGCCTCGAGGAGCTGGACGCGGCCTGCCCCGACCCCCTCGCCCCGTACGAGGCCGGCATGCTCACCCACCTCCTGGACGACCACGCCGAGCTCGTCAACCTCCTGCTGCGCCTGGTCGGGCCGCAGCCCGCCCACCGGTCCGAGCCGTCCGGCCGAGCCGACGGCCGCTCCGGCGACCGCGCCGACCAGTCCGCCCTCCTGCGCGCGCTGCCGGTCGCCATGGACCGCTACGGGATCACCCTGCGGCTGGAGGAGCGCCGCGGCGACCGCGACGTACGGCTCCCCTTCCCCTCCCCCCTCGACGACGTGGAGCAGTCCGGGGCGCAGATCCAGGCCCTGTTCAGCGCCGCCCGCCGCCGCTCGCACCGCAACACCCTCCCCGCCTGA
- the mmuM gene encoding homocysteine S-methyltransferase, producing MPRASRPLAEALAGQGPGPGPGAVILDGGLSNQLAAQGCDLSGGLWTGRVLAERPEQVAAAHAAYARAGAQVLITASYQVGYAAFARHGYGPERTTALLRRSVRLAVRAAREADREVWVAASVGPYGAVLADGSEYRGRYGLSVRELADFHRPRVEALLAEGPDVLALETIPDAVEARALLAVLEETGARAWLSYTVADGLTRAGGSQAEAFALAAGSPQVIAVGVNCCAPGEVLPALEAAADVTGKPLVAYPNDGSVWEPATGSWRSPAAEPPWPTADWLRAGARLVGGCCRIGPHRIAALAALTSPAPPSRPERA from the coding sequence GTGCCCCGCGCGTCCCGCCCGCTCGCCGAGGCCCTGGCCGGCCAGGGCCCCGGCCCCGGCCCCGGCGCCGTGATTCTGGACGGCGGGCTGAGCAACCAGCTCGCCGCCCAGGGCTGCGACCTGTCCGGCGGCCTGTGGACGGGCCGCGTGCTCGCCGAGCGGCCCGAGCAGGTGGCGGCCGCGCACGCCGCGTACGCGCGGGCGGGCGCGCAGGTGCTGATCACCGCGAGCTACCAGGTGGGCTACGCCGCCTTCGCCCGCCACGGCTATGGCCCGGAGCGCACCACGGCCCTGCTGCGCCGCAGCGTGCGCCTCGCCGTCCGGGCGGCGCGGGAGGCGGACCGCGAGGTGTGGGTCGCCGCGTCCGTGGGCCCGTACGGGGCGGTGCTGGCGGACGGCTCCGAGTACCGCGGCCGGTACGGGCTGAGCGTGCGGGAGCTGGCGGACTTCCACCGCCCCCGCGTCGAGGCGCTGCTGGCCGAGGGGCCGGACGTACTGGCGCTGGAGACGATCCCGGACGCCGTCGAGGCGCGCGCCCTGCTCGCGGTCCTCGAGGAGACGGGTGCCCGTGCGTGGCTGAGCTACACCGTGGCGGACGGCCTGACCCGGGCCGGCGGGTCGCAGGCCGAGGCCTTCGCCCTGGCCGCCGGGTCCCCGCAGGTCATCGCGGTCGGCGTCAACTGCTGCGCGCCCGGGGAGGTGCTGCCGGCGCTCGAAGCGGCGGCGGACGTCACGGGGAAGCCGCTGGTGGCCTACCCGAACGACGGCTCGGTCTGGGAACCCGCGACCGGGTCCTGGCGGTCCCCGGCCGCCGAGCCGCCCTGGCCCACGGCCGACTGGCTGCGGGCCGGGGCCCGCCTCGTCGGCGGCTGCTGCCGGATCGGCCCGCACCGCATCGCGGCCCTCGCCGCCCTCACGTCCCCCGCGCCCCCGAGCCGGCCCGAGCGGGCCTGA